A single window of Carassius auratus strain Wakin unplaced genomic scaffold, ASM336829v1 scaf_tig00216569, whole genome shotgun sequence DNA harbors:
- the LOC113098488 gene encoding probable serpin E3, with product MHQLSVTSLLLCLWLLERCHGNNHNDQHTQFGISLYQTLTEMENNSNLIVSPASVSLCLGLLQFGARGNTRAQLEETLGYDVNDARVQDILSQPQGDLGNSSDRVRLQLANALFVHSGVKLLPEFTQHALGWGNSSLLSVNFSNPNHTHSRLQQWTRSQSKADDHLQTKEEQLQSSESHEEDSRQVSLLHMALLSTVVFHGAWQKQFLFTDTQNLPFSLSDGSTVKVPMMYQSTEVNIGHFRLPSEQEYTVLELPYLDRSLRLLVALPSDRKTSLFQLEKQLTARALGLWDTGLRRTKMDIFLPRFKMQSRFNLKPVLQSLGVSDVFSPSAADFRGISDGEGLFVSEAFHEARIEVTEEGTKAASATAMVLLKRSRSAVFKADRPFLFILRQMSTGSLLFIGRVLNPAEMS from the exons ATGCATCAGCTGTCTGTTACGTCCCTGTTGCTCTGTTTGTGGCTGCTGGAGCGCTGCCATGGCAACAATCACAATGATCAGCACACACAGTTTGGCATCAGCCTCTACCAAACACTCACAGAGATGGAGAACAACTCCAACCTGATCGTGTCCCCAGCCAGCGTCTCATTGTGTCTGGGTCTTCTGCAGTTCGGTGCCCGGGGAAACACTCGTGCCCAACTTGAGGAAACCCTGGGATATGACGTGAATG ATGCTCGAGTGCAGGACATTCTGTCTCAGCCACAAGGAGACCTGGGTAATTCCAGTGATAGGGTGCGGCTTCAGCTTGCCAACGCCTTATTTGTCCACAGTGGTGTGAAACTCCTGCCAGAATTTACCCAGCATGCCTTGGGATGGGGTAACAGTAGTCTACTGAGTGTAAACTTCAGTAATCCAAACCACACTCATAGTCGGCTACAGCAATGGACACGTTCCCAGAGTAAAG CTGATGACCATCTCCAGACAAAAGAGGAGCAGCTTCAGTCCAGTGAGTCCCATGAAGAGGACTCCAGGCAAGTCAGTTTACTGCACATGGCCCTTCTGAGCACAGTGGTGTTTCACGGTGCCTGGCAGAAACAATTTCTCTTCACTGACACCCAGAATCTGCCCTTCAGTCTCTCAGATGGCAGCACAGTCAAAGTCCCGATGATGTACCAGTCAACTGAAGTCAATATTG GGCATTTCCGCCTGCCGTCCGAGCAGGAGTACACAGTGCTGGAGCTTCCGTACTTGGATCGCTCACTCAGGCTACTGGTGGCCTTACCTAGTGACCGGAAAACCTCTCTTTTCCAGCTGGAAAAGCAGCTCACGGCCCGTGCTTTGGGACTGTGGGATACTGGATTAAGACGCACTAAGATGGATATATTTCTGCCCAG atTTAAGATGCAGAGCAGGTTCAATCTGAAGCCTGTTTTACAGTCTCTTGGTGTGTCTGATGTCTTCAGTCCCTCAGCTGCTGATTTTAGAGGCATTTCAG ATGGAGAAGGGCTTTTTGTATCAGAGGCTTTCCATGAAGCAAGAATAGAAGTGACAGAGGAAGGGACAAAAGCAGCTTCAGCTACAG cAATGGTGCTACTGAAAAGATCCCGATCAGCGGTTTTCAAAGCAGATCGACCATTTCTCTTTATCTTACGGCAGATGAGTACAG GGTCATTGCTGTTTATAGGTCGAGTTCTGAATCCAGCCGAGATGTCTTGA
- the LOC113098495 gene encoding protein FAM124A-like, translating to MENSVEDECADSGAETGGSDYSLMSSASSDLSMGDLQDPFLVSIHIITDPGQAKTLQQAADRVLSWLHPDLTLFRVSERAGGLSRKPKVRLQRVTEPPSHQPALAVILFLQDEYRGDESLERLHNQLRCPPWRYHHTERVNGRGLLPFSPANQDFVTLAPGTPLWALRQVHYGKEIVRFTVYCRYETYNEQVRMYRLLLRRRLAQKKEDFCFCVVYSNPETEIQLSFKRMPRGQNLVPTENAVMEIRVRDVGELVPLLPCPCTPISDVRWQTNYYDGNKILLQVQGSRYYRKHTIAKFCHLPPDDPPVTSPPPPELPPPPPPPYGRGPASYRNRRYHRNSSRSRTQTLPSPVTSRTATLCDQEGRMERLQRDVELLRAGWTGHRTQSLFSLPTDESRSSCASPSSFRPRCYSSMAAPIFRVNVDTLVGAEETDVDTGQTISGSSVDLSVVSGYSHPQLRPHLKARAMRPKSAPPTDGGLDFSDLNYNNASSIRQTHVPSRAQSISAKSTPCVVHKPQPKNVKDVLQDKGQQNSNGIVTVDDCSQEGFAEEEQEFYI from the exons ATGGAGAATTCAGTTGAAGATGAGTGCGCTGATTCGGGAGCGGAGACCGGAGG GTCTGACTACAGTCTTATGTCATCAGCAAGCA GTGATTTGTCCATGGGGGACCTACAAGATCCTTTCCTAGTTTCTATCCACATCATCACTGACCCCGGTCAGGCCAAAACGCTCCAGCAAGCTGCTGATCGGGTCCTCTCCTGGCTCCACCCTGATCTGACCCTCTTCAGGGTGTCAGAACGGGCAGGTGGTCTCTCTCGAAAGCCCAAGGTCCGCCTGCAGCGCGTCACCGAACCACCATCACACCAGCCAGCCTTGGCTGTAATCCTGTTTCTACAGGATGAATATAGAGGTGACGAGAGTCTTGAACGTCTCCACAATCAGCTGAGATGCCCACCGTGGCGATACCACCACACAGAGAGGGTGAACGGGCGAGGCCTCTTACCATTTTCTCCAGCCAACCAGGACTTTGTTACACTTGCACCAGGCACACCACTATGGGCGCTTCGCCAAGTCCACTACGGCAAAGAAATTGTGCGCTTTACAGTCTATTGTCGCTACGAGACCTACAACGAACAGGTGCGTATGTACAGGCTGCTCCTGCGCCGAAGGCTAGCCCAGAAGAAGGAGGATTTCTGTTTCTGTGTAGTCTACTCCAACCCTGAAACAGAAATCCAGCTGTCATTCAAGCGGATGCCCCGTGGCCAGAACCTCGTCCCCACTGAAAATGCTGTGATGGAGATCAGAGTGAGGGATGTTGGTGAACTTGTCCCACTGCTGCCATGTCCCTGCACGCCTATCAGCGACGTCCGCTGGCAAACAAATTATTATGACGGGAACAAAATATTGCTACAG GTTCAAGGTTCACGGTATTACCGCAAGCACACTATTGCAAAGTTCTGTCACCTTCCTCCTGATGATCCTCCGGTTACCTCCCCTCCTCCACCCGAGCTgccccctccacctcctccaccaTACGGCCGCGGGCCCGCCTCTTATCGAAATCGCCGTTATCACCGGAACTCATCACGTTCACGGACCCAGACCCTTCCGTCTCCGGTCACCTCCAGGACGGCCACGCTGTGCGATCAGGAGGGCCGCATGGAGAGGCTCCAGAGGGATGTGGAGCTCTTACGCGCAGGATGGACAGGCCACCGCACACAGTCCCTCTTTTCTCTGCCTACAGACGAGTCCCGCTCCTCGTGTGCCTCTCCTTCAAGCTTCCGTCCTCGCTGCTACTCTTCAATGGCCGCTCCAATTTTCCGTGTCAATGTCGATACACTAGTGGGAGCCGAAGAGACAGATGTGGACACGGGACAGACCATCAGCGGCAGCTCTGTGGACTTATCGGTGGTCTCAGGTTATTCCCATCCACAGCTGAGACCCCATTTAAAGGCCCGAGCAATGCGGCCCAAGTCCGCTCCTCCAACAGATGGAGGTCTTGACTTTTCTGATCTGAACTATAATAATGCCTCCTCCATAAGACAGACTCATGTGCCATCTAGAGCACAGAGCATCTCTGCTAAATCCACACCTTGTGTAGTACACAAACCACAGCCAAAGAATGTGAAAGATGTGTTGCAGGACAAAGGGCAGCAGAACAGCAATGGCATTGTGACAGTAGATGATTGTAGTCAAGAAGGCTTTGCGGAGGAAGAGCAAGAATTTTATATCTGA
- the LOC113098494 gene encoding ankyrin repeat and SOCS box protein 18-like isoform X2, with amino-acid sequence MQDGFSDPEQLNKVLEFQSDELLWTAQKLGLWSLEYKRELTSPLCIAAAQGFSECLQYLLEHGARPNLIAGGKAALHEACANANTECVELLLEHGANPNQMTDEGLTALHFCRTPQSLRCAKTLVRYGAKVNSPSEEEDETPLHVAARHGLPHHAQLYLRFGACVNHSSSSGETPLGVVCGVAPEKTDDSQDERYLEICRLLLAYGAKVNLSDKERRSPLHKAARNVQLKLVELLLEHGADINAIDYNGCSPLSSVLQSSVVRQEWEPHRVVQTLINRGSIKVWPLALLKVLTACAAAPKTVEILFNSYTLVPVTYKWVEAIPEDIFHLHKTFYESLFALEYKPRSLQHLCRSALRNQFGKNCCSLIPRLPIPKPLEQYLLLEPEGYID; translated from the exons GTCTTTGGTCTTTGGAGTATAAAAGAGAACTGACAAGCCCACTGTGTATTGCTGCCGCACAAGGTTTCTCTGAATGTCTGCAATATTTACTGGAACACGGCGCACGTCCCAACCTTATCGCAGGAGGAAAAGCAGCACTTCACGAGGCCTGTGCAAACGCCAACACTGAATGTGTAGAGCTGCTGCTGGAACATGGGGCTAATCCTAACCAGATGACAGACGAGGGACTGACTGCTTTACATTTCTGCAGGACACCACAATCACTACG TTGTGCAAAAACCTTGGTGAGATATGGTGCCAAAGTGAACTCACCCAGTGAAGAAGAGGATGAAACACCACTGCATGTGGCAGCTAGACACGGTCTGCCCCACCATGCACAGCTGTACCTACGATTCGGAGCCTGCGTGAACCATAGCAGCTCTTCTGGTGAAACGCCACTGGGGGTGGTTTGTGGAGTTGCCCCAGAAAAGACAGACGACAGCCAAGATGAACGATACCTCGAGATCTGTCGTCTCCTCCTGGCCTATGGAGCTAAGGTTAATTTGTCTGATAAAGAACGCCGCAGTCCTCTACACAAGGCCGCCCGCAATGTTCAGCTTAAGCTGGTGGAGCTTCTCTTGGAGCATGGGGCTGATATCAATGCCATTGACTATAACGGTTGTTCACCGTTATCGAGTGTTCTACAAAGCTCTGTGGTTCGGCAAGAGTGGGAACCTCACAGGGTTGTCCAGACCTTGATAAATCGGGGATCTATTAAAGTCTGGCCACTAGCACTGCTGAAG gtATTAACAGCTTGCGCTGCAGCACCTAAAACTGTGGAAATCCTGTTTAACTCATACACACTTGTCCCTGTGACCTACAAATGGGTTGAGGCTATACCTGAGGATATTTTTCAT cttcaCAAAACCTTTTATGAGTCTCTCTTTGCACTGGAGTATAAACCACGTAGTTTACAGCATCTGTGTCGGTCTGCACTGAGGAACCAGTTTGGGAAAAACTGCTGCTCACTCATTCCCAGGCTCCCCATACCAAAGCCACTTGAACAGTATCTTCTTTTGGAACCGGAGGGGTACATTGACTAG